In the genome of Deinococcus sp. KSM4-11, one region contains:
- a CDS encoding DUF11 domain-containing protein — protein sequence MSLFRLPLLRTVLATLAFPALAGALGTPAGTSISNQATTTFTAPQTEQPMQVSSNAVVTTVQAVCAVSVSPDGTVAQPSRLVSVRAGETALFPYTVVNAGNAAQTFALRATLETGSVAAPTLRAVLDRNGNGQVDAGEPDVTAVTLDADASAAVLLVAASGTVPGDAWVNLSAGCPGGQADADNVAQLHVGPPPALSVSKTFTPAVLSPGRETAVALRAVNGGAGDSRPLTLSDDLSAQAAAGLIFVPGSASASGGTLEYSADGQTWTAGEPGRVLGVRVRVDSLAAGATLRLDFRMQAQDAAENHVIPNTATLDGKDASLSATASADVHYLPGVALGPVGNAAAPELGPADQQTRPLAAVGQTVCFDHTLLNTGDVRDAYTLGVAAPNATAMLLTETGAPLAQPLWLDPGQSAAVRVCYVLTQAGPLEAVVTATGARGPQNATRDVVVRVEGQLPELVKSAVATTTATDGTPVTIPEGGTVTLDDTITYTLSVHNPYAQTLNQVLIRDAVPAHLDVTDAGGGTLSGIGGQQDITWTLPTLAPGETRAVTFGTRVSARAIDGESLLNTFSFASQELPGPLTSNEVHTAVWSAKLVIGKTVSAKEATYGDLLTYTLQITNASTTTDIHDAVITDAPVAGLEYVQGSSALDSAALADPDTSGGTLRWTASTLKAGQTVSLTYRMRVTPAAKGDLVNVVEVTGTGGGGTARAVASNRATAVTKLNLLRFAPLSDITGTVYVDRNRNGRYDALLDTPVPRARILLAGGRQAITDDLGRYSFLNVANGTQALRLDPNTTPYPPLHVPRDGGLSGTQTVNVAGLTGVDFPLAPLGGDIAALRRTTLRMGDVSVEKTVYATEGGYVVTLRLVTPDPLVDAKLLDPLPEGAALKDGGNTYAGTVPAGGTTLTYSFTWSGDPRAATTDPTLTWSP from the coding sequence GTGAGCCTGTTCCGCCTCCCCCTGCTGCGCACCGTCCTGGCCACCTTGGCGTTCCCGGCCCTGGCGGGCGCGCTGGGCACCCCGGCGGGCACCAGCATCAGCAACCAGGCCACCACGACCTTCACCGCGCCGCAGACCGAGCAGCCCATGCAGGTGAGCAGCAATGCGGTGGTCACGACCGTGCAGGCCGTGTGCGCCGTGAGCGTGTCTCCGGACGGGACGGTCGCGCAGCCGTCGCGGCTGGTGTCTGTGCGGGCCGGCGAGACCGCCCTCTTCCCGTACACGGTGGTGAACGCCGGGAACGCGGCGCAGACCTTCGCGCTGCGGGCCACGCTGGAGACTGGCAGCGTTGCCGCGCCCACCCTGCGCGCCGTGCTCGACCGCAACGGCAACGGGCAGGTCGATGCGGGTGAACCGGACGTCACAGCCGTCACCCTGGATGCGGACGCCAGCGCCGCCGTGCTGCTGGTCGCGGCGTCGGGCACCGTGCCGGGCGATGCCTGGGTGAACCTCAGCGCCGGGTGCCCTGGCGGACAGGCCGACGCGGACAACGTGGCGCAGCTGCACGTCGGGCCGCCCCCGGCGTTGAGCGTGAGCAAGACCTTCACGCCCGCCGTCCTGAGCCCCGGCCGCGAGACGGCTGTGGCGCTGCGCGCCGTGAACGGGGGCGCGGGCGACAGCCGGCCCCTGACCCTGAGTGACGACCTGAGCGCGCAGGCGGCGGCGGGCCTGATCTTCGTTCCGGGGAGCGCCAGCGCCAGCGGCGGCACGCTGGAATACAGCGCGGACGGCCAGACCTGGACAGCGGGTGAGCCCGGCCGGGTGCTGGGCGTGCGCGTGCGCGTGGACAGCCTCGCGGCGGGGGCCACGCTGCGGCTCGACTTCCGCATGCAGGCCCAGGACGCCGCCGAGAACCATGTGATTCCCAACACCGCCACCCTGGATGGCAAAGACGCCTCGCTGAGCGCCACCGCCAGTGCGGACGTGCACTACCTGCCGGGCGTGGCGCTCGGCCCGGTCGGGAACGCGGCCGCCCCGGAACTCGGCCCGGCGGACCAGCAGACGCGGCCGCTCGCGGCGGTCGGGCAGACCGTGTGCTTCGACCACACGCTGCTGAACACCGGCGACGTGCGCGACGCCTACACCCTGGGTGTGGCCGCCCCGAACGCAACCGCCATGCTGCTCACGGAGACCGGCGCACCCCTGGCGCAGCCGCTGTGGCTCGATCCCGGCCAGAGCGCGGCCGTGCGCGTGTGCTACGTCCTCACGCAGGCGGGCCCGCTGGAGGCCGTGGTCACCGCGACCGGCGCGCGCGGCCCGCAGAACGCCACCCGTGACGTCGTCGTGCGGGTCGAGGGCCAGTTGCCGGAGCTCGTGAAGTCGGCCGTGGCGACCACCACGGCCACTGATGGCACCCCCGTCACCATTCCCGAGGGCGGCACGGTCACGCTGGACGACACCATCACCTACACCCTCTCGGTGCACAACCCGTACGCGCAGACCCTGAACCAGGTGCTCATCCGTGACGCGGTGCCCGCCCACCTGGATGTCACCGACGCGGGCGGCGGCACCCTGAGCGGCATAGGCGGCCAGCAGGACATCACCTGGACGCTCCCCACGCTGGCCCCCGGCGAGACGCGCGCCGTGACCTTCGGCACCCGCGTGAGCGCGCGCGCCATCGACGGCGAGTCGCTGCTGAACACCTTCAGCTTCGCCAGCCAGGAACTGCCCGGCCCGCTGACCAGCAACGAGGTGCACACCGCCGTGTGGTCGGCGAAACTGGTGATCGGCAAGACCGTCAGCGCGAAGGAAGCCACCTACGGCGACCTGCTCACGTACACCCTGCAGATCACCAACGCCTCGACCACCACCGACATCCACGACGCCGTGATCACCGACGCGCCGGTGGCCGGGCTGGAGTACGTGCAGGGCAGCAGCGCGCTGGACAGTGCCGCACTGGCCGATCCGGATACCAGCGGCGGCACGCTGCGCTGGACCGCCTCGACCCTGAAGGCCGGTCAGACCGTGAGCCTCACCTACCGCATGCGCGTCACGCCCGCCGCCAAGGGCGACCTCGTGAACGTCGTGGAGGTCACGGGCACCGGGGGTGGCGGCACGGCCCGCGCGGTCGCCAGCAACCGGGCCACGGCGGTCACCAAGCTGAACCTGCTGCGCTTCGCGCCCCTCTCGGACATCACCGGCACTGTCTACGTGGACCGCAACCGCAATGGCCGCTACGATGCTTTGCTCGATACCCCGGTGCCCCGCGCCCGCATCCTGCTCGCCGGGGGGCGGCAGGCCATCACCGACGACCTGGGCCGTTATTCCTTCCTGAACGTCGCCAACGGCACTCAGGCCCTGCGCCTCGACCCGAACACCACGCCGTACCCGCCGCTGCACGTGCCGCGCGACGGCGGCCTGAGCGGTACGCAGACCGTGAACGTCGCGGGCCTGACCGGCGTGGACTTCCCGCTCGCCCCGCTGGGCGGCGACATCGCGGCGCTGCGCCGCACGACGCTGCGCATGGGCGACGTGAGCGTCGAGAAGACCGTGTACGCCACGGAGGGCGGCTACGTCGTGACCTTAAGACTCGTCACCCCTGATCCCCTGGTGGACGCGAAACTGCTCGATCCCCTCCCAGAGGGAGCCGCGCTGAAAGACGGTGGAAATACTTACGCCGGTACAGTGCCCGCGGGTGGAACCACCCTGACGTACTCGTTCACCTGGAGCGGTGATCCGCGCGCGGCCACCACCGACCCGACCCTGACCTGGAGCCCCTGA